A part of Paraliobacillus zengyii genomic DNA contains:
- a CDS encoding GNAT family N-acetyltransferase produces MEIVISKMQQEHWERVKQIYEDGIATGNATFETKAPTWEAWDKGHLATCRLVALVNNEAVGWVALSPVSSRCVYQGVAEVSIYIKNGYTGKKIGSKLMDALIEESEKTGFWTLEAGVFTENSASLKLHQKAGFRIVGTKERISKMDGKWRDVVILERRSKVIGND; encoded by the coding sequence ATGGAAATAGTGATTAGTAAAATGCAACAAGAGCACTGGGAACGAGTAAAACAAATCTATGAAGATGGAATTGCTACAGGTAATGCAACTTTTGAAACAAAAGCACCAACTTGGGAAGCATGGGACAAGGGACATCTTGCTACTTGTCGCTTAGTAGCGCTAGTTAATAATGAAGCAGTTGGTTGGGTTGCACTTAGTCCAGTTTCAAGTCGTTGCGTGTATCAAGGTGTTGCTGAAGTAAGTATTTATATAAAAAATGGTTATACGGGTAAGAAGATTGGAAGTAAGTTGATGGATGCGCTTATCGAAGAAAGTGAAAAGACGGGATTTTGGACACTTGAAGCAGGTGTTTTTACTGAGAATAGTGCCAGTTTAAAACTTCATCAGAAAGCAGGCTTTAGAATAGTTGGCACAAAAGAACGGATAAGTAAAATGGATGGTAAGTGGCGAGATGTAGTAATACTTGAACGAAGGAGTAAAGTCATAGGGAATGATTAG
- a CDS encoding HAD family hydrolase, which produces MDTIIFDLDDTLYDQTLPFKKAVVKQFKQTFTDEEHTKLYIASRKYSDALFHKSITGEVTTVELQTYRITEACKEFGITISYQEAIEFQATYLAEQKKITLFKEVEELLEALFKEKKQLAVLTNGEKAHQTMKIKQLGLSKWIPEDHLFISGEIGHAKPESEVFNYIEEKLQLDKAKTIYIGDSFENDVVGAKQAGWQSIWLNHRHRMPTTLAQPDKVIYHAKDLIEVFRNDYSLID; this is translated from the coding sequence TTGGATACAATCATTTTTGATCTGGATGACACACTTTATGATCAAACATTACCTTTTAAAAAGGCAGTAGTTAAACAGTTTAAACAGACGTTTACGGATGAAGAGCATACTAAGCTTTACATAGCTAGTAGAAAATATAGTGATGCATTATTTCATAAAAGTATAACTGGCGAAGTAACTACCGTTGAATTACAAACATATCGAATCACTGAAGCTTGTAAGGAATTCGGCATTACGATTAGCTATCAAGAAGCAATTGAATTTCAAGCTACATATTTAGCGGAGCAAAAGAAAATCACTCTTTTTAAGGAAGTGGAAGAATTATTAGAGGCACTTTTTAAAGAGAAAAAGCAATTAGCTGTCCTTACCAATGGAGAGAAAGCACATCAAACAATGAAAATTAAACAACTCGGTTTATCAAAGTGGATTCCAGAAGATCATCTTTTTATTTCTGGGGAAATTGGACATGCAAAACCGGAATCAGAAGTATTTAACTATATTGAAGAAAAGCTACAATTAGACAAGGCAAAAACAATCTATATTGGGGATTCATTTGAAAATGATGTTGTAGGAGCAAAACAAGCTGGATGGCAATCGATTTGGTTAAATCACCGGCATAGGATGCCGACAACACTAGCGCAACCAGATAAAGTTATTTATCATGCGAAAGACCTTATAGAAGTATTTCGAAATGACTATTCACTAATAGATTAG
- a CDS encoding agmatine deiminase family protein, whose translation MNPINISYKMPAEWEEHQRTFISWPVKESMCYPEDYATVSDGYRAIVEAIAVYEPVTVLVNQAEIEKVQSLFNNAAIELLVIEHDDAWLRDNGPTFVVSEAGEVAGVNWIFNAWGEKYTPWDLDDLVASKVLANYQVKQIDAPIVMEGGSFHVDGEGTLITTEECLLHPNRNPSYTKTEIEGYLKKHLDVSKVIWLKNGLAGDETDGHVDNIACFIAPGKIMIQVCDDPTDANYKTTQENLAILEAEVDAKGRKLEIVPVKQPPLRTDGDDRLTLSYLNFYFVNGGIILPVFGEDAIETDKAAIEQFKQLFPERVIHPIDGMAIIREGGNIHCMTQQMPVNR comes from the coding sequence ATGAATCCAATAAATATATCCTATAAAATGCCGGCAGAATGGGAAGAACATCAACGTACATTTATCTCATGGCCTGTAAAAGAATCGATGTGTTACCCTGAAGATTACGCGACTGTTTCCGATGGTTATCGTGCTATTGTAGAAGCGATAGCAGTCTATGAGCCTGTTACTGTTTTGGTCAATCAGGCAGAAATAGAGAAGGTACAATCACTTTTTAATAACGCGGCTATTGAACTACTTGTAATTGAACATGATGATGCGTGGTTACGTGATAACGGACCAACATTTGTTGTATCAGAGGCAGGTGAGGTTGCAGGTGTCAACTGGATATTTAATGCGTGGGGAGAAAAATACACGCCTTGGGATTTAGATGATCTTGTTGCATCAAAAGTATTAGCGAATTATCAAGTGAAACAAATAGATGCACCAATCGTAATGGAAGGTGGTTCGTTTCATGTTGATGGAGAAGGAACATTAATTACGACTGAAGAATGCTTACTCCATCCAAATCGAAATCCATCCTATACAAAGACAGAAATTGAAGGTTATCTAAAAAAACACCTAGATGTTTCGAAAGTTATCTGGTTGAAGAATGGTCTTGCTGGTGACGAAACAGATGGTCATGTCGACAATATTGCTTGTTTCATTGCACCTGGGAAAATAATGATCCAGGTGTGTGATGACCCAACTGATGCGAACTATAAGACTACTCAAGAGAATCTTGCGATATTAGAAGCGGAAGTAGATGCAAAGGGAAGAAAGTTAGAAATCGTACCGGTCAAACAGCCGCCACTTCGAACAGATGGTGACGACCGGTTAACATTGAGTTACCTTAATTTCTATTTTGTTAATGGAGGTATTATACTACCGGTTTTTGGTGAGGATGCAATAGAAACAGATAAAGCTGCGATCGAACAATTCAAGCAGTTATTTCCTGAACGTGTTATACACCCAATTGATGGAATGGCAATTATTCGCGAAGGTGGTAATATCCATTGTATGACACAACAAATGCCCGTTAACAGGTAA
- a CDS encoding bifunctional diguanylate cyclase/phosphodiesterase: MYTQPDLNYFIVLNGEYDWPIVFLSVLMVCFASYVAISMNDRIQKNSFFDRRIWLLLASAAMGFGIWSMHFVGMGAYMLPVSMSYDHSLTLLSMIPAFGASFIAFYLVNQLDKSLSLYILSGFIMGLGITGMHYIGMESMVMDANFSYNPLFVFFSIAIAVIASFGALYIFSTSRKRKTRGSFIKAVTSIFLGLAVTSMHYTAMFGTTFYLNRNYLVTDGTTHQMNTPLLITGISIGVVSLLVLLMLSVFLDRYIDYRVSFFDTRTKLPNARLYEKAIRQTSSSKSLAVWQINNFEKMNMVYGYQSSDELIDYVVDTLKKVHIPQLTLYRLRDNQFAFLLNRSDHLERLKLAMKEVSQGWDNPVLISDNHIMIEGACAISTITHKDDIRDLYNHALSVLEHPTTGFQQEVVLYDSAVHTYSFDHKIMEGIDRAMVENQLFLVYQPKVWADTMSTLGFEALIRWQHPEYGLLSPAVFIPILERYKRMRDLTDWIIKKACRQLVDWQEEGHIEWNIAINIPGEYVSSSRLVGVLQHVIKETQLDAQKIELEITETSFVESIDTAMYSIETFRSLGFKVALDDFGTGVSSLSYLKQMPISTLKIDKTFIEHVPESEKDAAIVKAIIDLGQSLNLTVVIEGIETKEQFLFLTKHRSDLLLQGYYFAKPMTVKEIETWIVKNHTLI; this comes from the coding sequence TTGTACACACAACCAGATCTTAACTACTTTATTGTTTTAAATGGTGAATATGATTGGCCTATTGTATTTTTATCTGTTCTTATGGTTTGTTTCGCTTCTTATGTAGCAATTTCAATGAATGATCGCATACAAAAAAATAGTTTTTTTGATCGTAGAATTTGGCTATTATTAGCCTCAGCTGCGATGGGTTTTGGGATATGGTCGATGCATTTTGTTGGTATGGGCGCATATATGTTGCCAGTTTCAATGAGCTATGATCATAGTTTAACATTGTTGTCGATGATTCCAGCATTTGGTGCATCCTTCATAGCCTTCTATTTAGTGAATCAACTAGATAAGTCCTTGTCTCTCTATATATTGTCAGGATTTATAATGGGTCTTGGGATTACTGGAATGCATTATATTGGAATGGAGTCCATGGTTATGGATGCTAACTTTTCATATAATCCGCTTTTTGTATTCTTTTCCATTGCTATTGCAGTAATTGCTTCTTTTGGTGCATTATATATTTTTTCGACTTCTCGAAAAAGGAAAACGCGAGGATCATTCATAAAAGCGGTAACGTCTATTTTTTTAGGACTTGCTGTTACGAGTATGCATTATACCGCAATGTTTGGAACAACTTTTTATCTGAACCGAAATTACTTAGTTACGGATGGTACTACCCATCAAATGAATACGCCGCTTTTAATCACAGGTATATCTATTGGTGTTGTAAGCTTATTGGTTTTGTTAATGCTATCCGTATTTCTTGATCGTTATATTGATTATCGTGTAAGTTTCTTCGATACACGTACAAAGCTTCCTAATGCTCGTCTGTATGAGAAGGCAATTAGACAAACGAGTTCAAGTAAGTCTTTAGCGGTTTGGCAAATTAATAATTTTGAAAAAATGAATATGGTGTACGGTTATCAATCTAGTGATGAATTAATTGATTATGTGGTGGATACATTAAAAAAAGTCCATATTCCGCAACTAACACTATATCGTTTAAGAGATAATCAATTTGCTTTCTTACTGAATCGTTCAGATCATTTAGAACGTTTGAAACTGGCAATGAAAGAAGTGTCTCAGGGTTGGGATAATCCTGTATTGATTTCAGATAATCATATTATGATTGAAGGTGCATGTGCAATTTCAACGATTACGCATAAAGATGATATCAGAGATTTATACAATCATGCATTATCTGTATTGGAACACCCAACCACTGGTTTTCAACAAGAGGTGGTTCTTTATGATTCAGCTGTTCACACCTATTCTTTCGATCATAAAATAATGGAGGGAATAGATAGAGCGATGGTGGAGAATCAACTCTTTCTCGTTTACCAACCTAAAGTGTGGGCTGATACAATGTCCACGTTGGGATTTGAAGCGTTAATTCGTTGGCAACACCCAGAATATGGGCTGTTATCACCCGCCGTCTTTATTCCAATATTAGAGCGATATAAGCGGATGAGAGACTTAACGGACTGGATTATAAAAAAGGCATGTAGGCAGTTGGTAGACTGGCAAGAAGAAGGTCATATAGAATGGAATATTGCGATTAATATTCCTGGTGAATATGTTAGTTCATCCCGATTAGTTGGGGTATTGCAGCATGTAATAAAGGAAACTCAACTAGATGCACAAAAGATAGAACTAGAAATTACCGAAACGAGTTTTGTTGAATCTATTGATACGGCAATGTATTCTATAGAAACTTTCCGTTCGCTCGGTTTTAAAGTCGCACTAGATGATTTTGGAACAGGGGTATCATCTTTATCTTATTTAAAACAAATGCCTATTTCTACATTGAAAATAGATAAAACATTTATTGAGCATGTTCCAGAATCAGAAAAAGACGCAGCAATAGTAAAAGCAATTATCGACCTTGGGCAGTCGCTTAATTTAACCGTAGTTATTGAAGGAATTGAAACAAAAGAACAATTTCTATTTTTAACCAAGCATAGATCAGATTTACTATTGCAAGGTTATTACTTTGCCAAACCAATGACAGTAAAAGAAATAGAGACTTGGATAGTTAAGAATCACACCTTGATTTAA
- a CDS encoding transporter substrate-binding domain-containing protein encodes MKKLVSVFVLLVVLAACDSSSSEEVTNWDEIEKSGEIVFATAGTLYPASYYPEGSDELTGYDVEVIREVASRLDLEVKFEVMAYDAMLAALQSGRVDIITAGPREESKDNFIFSQPIKYSYSTMIVRSEDHSGIEKLEDLEGKKAGGAATTVYSDIAEKYGAEVVTYGNATNDVYLRDVENGRTDVVINDYYLQSLALEAFPEMEIELHSDLRFHPQTVSVVADLGSDELAERIEQTIGEMKEDGTLTEISAEFFGGQDVSQEITEDIEEIDGIE; translated from the coding sequence TTGAAGAAATTAGTAAGTGTTTTTGTTTTGCTAGTTGTTTTAGCTGCATGTGATAGCAGTAGCAGTGAAGAAGTAACTAATTGGGATGAAATAGAAAAATCAGGTGAAATTGTTTTTGCGACAGCAGGTACGCTATATCCAGCTTCTTATTATCCTGAAGGTTCTGATGAGTTAACTGGGTATGACGTTGAGGTAATCCGAGAGGTAGCTTCACGCTTAGACTTGGAAGTTAAATTTGAAGTTATGGCTTATGATGCTATGCTGGCTGCATTGCAATCTGGACGTGTTGATATAATTACAGCTGGTCCTAGAGAAGAGAGCAAAGACAATTTTATTTTTAGTCAACCTATTAAATATTCTTATTCAACTATGATTGTTCGTTCAGAAGATCATTCAGGAATAGAGAAGTTGGAAGACCTTGAAGGGAAAAAGGCTGGTGGAGCTGCGACAACTGTATATAGCGATATAGCAGAGAAGTATGGGGCTGAGGTAGTAACGTACGGTAATGCAACCAATGATGTCTATTTACGTGATGTGGAAAATGGCCGAACTGATGTTGTGATTAACGATTACTATTTACAATCCCTTGCTCTTGAGGCTTTTCCTGAGATGGAAATAGAATTGCATTCCGACTTAAGGTTCCATCCTCAAACAGTTAGTGTTGTGGCTGACTTAGGTAGTGACGAACTAGCGGAGAGAATCGAACAAACCATTGGTGAAATGAAAGAGGATGGAACACTGACTGAAATATCCGCGGAATTCTTTGGTGGTCAGGATGTATCGCAAGAAATAACTGAAGATATTGAAGAAATAGATGGAATAGAATAA
- a CDS encoding methylated-DNA--[protein]-cysteine S-methyltransferase, with translation MNENTCIYWSDFTVGEWHFYLAATTKGLCYVSSPNSKREELQSWITKKFISVNLIEDTDQLEPYKNDLIAYFQGELTNLSFATDLQGTPFQQKVWQALHHVPYGKTYNYAQIAELIGKPTAVRAVGTAIGANPVLISVPCHRVIGKDGTLTGYRGGIEMKKHLLKLEQHTLTEGLS, from the coding sequence ATGAATGAAAATACGTGTATCTATTGGTCAGATTTTACTGTTGGAGAGTGGCATTTTTATTTAGCTGCGACTACAAAAGGTTTATGTTATGTTAGTTCACCAAATAGTAAGCGGGAAGAGCTTCAAAGTTGGATCACTAAGAAGTTTATTTCTGTTAACTTAATAGAAGATACTGATCAGCTAGAACCATATAAAAATGATTTAATCGCCTACTTCCAAGGTGAATTAACAAACTTAAGCTTTGCTACTGATTTACAGGGAACGCCCTTCCAACAGAAAGTGTGGCAAGCACTTCACCACGTACCATATGGAAAAACGTATAATTACGCACAAATAGCTGAATTAATTGGAAAACCGACTGCTGTTCGTGCAGTTGGAACAGCGATTGGTGCAAATCCAGTGCTTATTTCGGTTCCTTGCCATCGCGTAATTGGTAAAGACGGGACATTAACAGGTTATCGTGGTGGTATAGAAATGAAAAAGCATCTCTTGAAACTTGAACAACATACATTAACAGAAGGTTTATCTTAG
- a CDS encoding RrF2 family transcriptional regulator: protein MRLKKHTDYALRVLMLAGSKEDNALTNIKEIADTYSISVEHVRKVVFQLNKLGFIQTSRGRNGGLKLAQDPQDINIGKVVRLMEDDFVILECFNRETNQCILSPACKLKHALNKALLAFLQVLDDYTLADVIENQVDLRSLMDFS, encoded by the coding sequence ATGCGCTTAAAAAAACATACAGACTATGCCTTGCGCGTTTTAATGCTGGCTGGGTCAAAAGAGGATAATGCGTTAACAAATATTAAAGAAATAGCAGACACCTATTCTATATCTGTAGAACATGTCCGAAAAGTTGTTTTTCAGCTCAACAAATTAGGGTTTATTCAAACTAGTAGAGGCAGAAATGGTGGATTAAAACTTGCACAAGACCCACAAGATATTAACATTGGAAAGGTTGTACGGTTGATGGAGGATGACTTTGTCATTCTAGAATGTTTTAACAGGGAGACCAATCAATGTATCCTCAGTCCGGCTTGTAAGTTAAAACACGCATTAAATAAAGCACTACTAGCATTTTTACAAGTACTAGATGACTACACACTAGCAGATGTGATTGAAAACCAAGTAGATTTAAGAAGTCTAATGGACTTCAGTTAA
- a CDS encoding NAD-dependent epimerase/dehydratase family protein — translation MKVLFIGGTGLISKEVSKLAVEEGVDLYLLNRGNRNSFVPEGAKVIYGDINNRKEMNTLLDEHHFDVVVNWIVFTEADIERDIAYFTGKTEQYIFISTVATYQRPPLHYMVDESTPQHNPWWKYASEKIACEDRLRQELRENGFPMTIVRPSQTYGNTSIPFAVTSGVHPWTLIDRIINGKKIIVPGDGSSLWTITHNTDFAKGLVGLLGNSETIGEAFHITSDEVKTWDQYLAVLGKVVGVKPRIIHMTSESISLFMPEFKAPLFGDASTSYVVDNSKIKSFVPGYKATTNFEQGIRESIAYFEENPELQTIDHVLNEKMDYAIASYEEFLAQIN, via the coding sequence ATGAAAGTATTATTTATTGGAGGAACGGGGCTTATTAGTAAAGAAGTTTCCAAGCTGGCTGTGGAAGAAGGTGTGGATCTTTACTTATTAAATAGAGGGAATCGAAACTCTTTTGTACCAGAAGGAGCTAAAGTGATTTATGGTGATATTAATAACCGAAAGGAAATGAATACATTATTAGATGAGCACCATTTTGATGTTGTTGTTAACTGGATCGTGTTTACAGAGGCAGATATCGAGCGAGATATTGCTTACTTTACTGGAAAAACAGAACAGTATATATTCATTAGTACTGTCGCTACATATCAGCGACCTCCGCTTCACTATATGGTCGACGAATCAACGCCACAGCATAATCCATGGTGGAAATATGCTAGTGAAAAAATAGCCTGTGAAGATAGGTTAAGACAGGAACTTCGTGAAAATGGCTTTCCAATGACAATTGTCCGACCTTCACAGACATATGGAAATACTAGTATCCCTTTTGCTGTTACAAGCGGTGTTCATCCGTGGACATTGATCGATCGGATTATAAACGGGAAAAAGATTATCGTACCTGGTGATGGAAGCTCCTTATGGACAATCACGCACAATACCGATTTTGCAAAGGGTTTAGTTGGTTTATTAGGGAATAGCGAAACAATTGGGGAAGCCTTTCATATCACTTCTGATGAGGTGAAAACATGGGATCAATATCTTGCTGTTTTGGGTAAGGTTGTTGGTGTTAAACCAAGGATCATCCATATGACTTCAGAATCTATATCTCTTTTTATGCCGGAGTTTAAGGCGCCGTTATTTGGGGATGCTTCTACTAGTTATGTTGTTGATAATAGCAAAATAAAATCCTTCGTTCCAGGTTATAAAGCAACAACTAACTTTGAGCAAGGGATACGAGAGTCGATTGCTTATTTTGAAGAGAATCCAGAATTACAAACTATTGACCATGTCCTAAATGAAAAAATGGATTATGCGATAGCTAGCTATGAGGAGTTCTTAGCGCAAATTAACTAG
- a CDS encoding divergent PAP2 family protein, which produces MNRSITTALSGIGIAQFLKVPLNYLENGNWDWTKLFGTGDMPSSHSSAVTSLTTYVALKKGVPSIDFGVSTVFGLIVMYDAMGIRWQTGEIAIAVNDLNEQLDDLSYEHSGVRHDKREKELKEMLGHLPIEVAGGAVLGVAIGVLSYLTETKKQEKRQTSE; this is translated from the coding sequence TTGAATCGATCAATAACAACAGCTTTATCTGGAATAGGTATCGCGCAATTTTTAAAAGTACCGTTAAATTATTTAGAAAACGGCAACTGGGACTGGACAAAGCTTTTTGGTACAGGGGATATGCCAAGTTCGCATTCCTCCGCCGTTACATCCCTCACTACATATGTAGCCTTGAAAAAGGGGGTGCCATCAATAGATTTTGGTGTTAGTACTGTCTTTGGTTTGATTGTCATGTACGATGCAATGGGGATTCGCTGGCAAACAGGAGAAATTGCAATTGCGGTAAATGACTTGAATGAACAATTGGATGATCTTTCATACGAACATTCTGGTGTTCGCCATGATAAAAGGGAGAAAGAATTAAAAGAAATGCTTGGACATTTACCAATTGAAGTAGCCGGAGGTGCTGTACTAGGAGTTGCCATCGGGGTATTAAGCTATTTAACCGAAACGAAAAAACAAGAAAAGCGTCAGACCTCTGAATAG
- the aguB gene encoding N-carbamoylputrescine amidase — protein MVRNITFAATQMSCSNQIEDNITKAEALVRDAAAQGAQVILLQELFETPYFCQKEKPAYYSYATELSENKAIQHFQQIAKELKIVLPISFYEKKNYARYNALAMIDATGEILGTYRKSHIPDGPGYEEKFYFNPGDTGFKVWETRFGKIGVGICWDQWYPEAARVMALQGAEVLLYPTAIGSEPEDASIDSKNHWQACMLGHAAANLMPVIASNRIGVEKDEESEITFYGSSFIAGPEGNRIAEAGRTEQEILLATFDLDALDAQRIEWGIFRDRRPELYHVITTNDGQQPAK, from the coding sequence ATGGTCCGAAATATAACATTTGCTGCGACCCAGATGAGTTGTTCCAATCAGATAGAAGATAATATTACGAAGGCAGAAGCACTAGTTAGAGACGCTGCAGCACAAGGTGCACAAGTCATCTTATTACAAGAACTATTTGAAACACCATACTTCTGTCAAAAGGAAAAACCTGCTTATTATAGCTATGCGACTGAATTAAGTGAAAACAAGGCAATTCAACACTTTCAACAGATTGCTAAAGAGCTAAAGATTGTTCTTCCAATCAGTTTTTATGAAAAAAAGAACTATGCTAGATACAATGCGCTTGCGATGATTGATGCAACTGGTGAAATATTAGGAACGTATCGAAAGAGTCACATTCCAGATGGTCCTGGGTATGAAGAAAAGTTTTACTTTAACCCAGGTGATACTGGCTTTAAAGTTTGGGAAACGCGCTTTGGAAAAATCGGTGTAGGAATCTGTTGGGATCAATGGTATCCAGAAGCAGCAAGGGTGATGGCGTTACAGGGTGCTGAGGTGTTGCTTTATCCAACAGCAATCGGTTCAGAACCAGAAGACGCATCGATTGATTCAAAAAATCATTGGCAAGCATGTATGCTTGGTCATGCAGCTGCGAACTTAATGCCTGTAATTGCATCCAATCGAATTGGTGTTGAAAAAGATGAAGAATCAGAAATTACTTTTTATGGCTCTTCATTTATTGCAGGTCCAGAAGGGAATAGAATTGCAGAAGCTGGAAGAACTGAGCAAGAAATCTTACTTGCTACATTTGATTTAGATGCGTTAGATGCACAACGAATTGAATGGGGTATTTTCCGTGACCGCCGTCCAGAGCTTTATCACGTTATTACGACAAATGATGGGCAACAACCAGCCAAATAA
- the serC gene encoding 3-phosphoserine/phosphohydroxythreonine transaminase, whose protein sequence is MNRVYNFSAGPSMLPLPVLEKAQSELLSYRSSGMSVMELSHRSALFTDIITGAEKHLRQLMTIPDNYKVLFLQGGASQQFAMIPMNLLVKNGRADYINTGSWSKKAISEAKKFGDIRVIASSEEENFTYIPKIDRSMIDPEADYVHITTNNTIEGTAYTEFPDTGDVPLIADMSSNILSEEIDVSKFGLIYAGAQKNIAPAGLTLVIIREDLIGHASDNCPTMMDYKTHSESGSLYNTPPTYAIYIAKLVFEWLNELGGIQEMERINRKKAQILYEAIQDSSMFASPVRADSRSIMNIPFVTVNGDADLESAFIKEAQGLGLETLKGHRSVGGMRASIYNAMPLEGVEKLVGFMKEFEENYK, encoded by the coding sequence ATGAATAGAGTGTATAATTTTTCAGCTGGACCGTCAATGCTTCCTTTACCAGTTTTAGAGAAGGCGCAATCAGAATTATTGAGCTATCGTAGTTCTGGCATGTCTGTAATGGAGTTAAGCCACCGTTCGGCTTTGTTTACGGATATTATTACAGGGGCAGAAAAGCATTTGCGACAATTGATGACCATTCCTGATAATTATAAGGTACTATTTCTACAAGGTGGTGCATCGCAACAATTTGCGATGATACCGATGAATTTACTTGTTAAAAACGGTAGAGCTGATTATATAAACACAGGATCATGGTCTAAAAAAGCAATAAGTGAAGCAAAGAAATTCGGTGATATTCGCGTCATAGCTTCTTCTGAGGAGGAGAACTTCACTTACATACCAAAGATAGATCGAAGCATGATTGATCCAGAAGCTGACTATGTTCATATTACTACCAACAATACAATAGAAGGAACAGCTTATACAGAGTTCCCAGATACAGGTGATGTTCCATTAATCGCAGACATGTCTTCTAACATATTATCAGAAGAAATTGATGTATCTAAATTCGGTTTAATTTACGCTGGCGCACAGAAAAATATCGCACCAGCAGGGTTAACACTTGTGATTATTCGTGAGGATCTAATTGGTCATGCATCGGATAATTGTCCTACAATGATGGATTATAAAACACATAGTGAAAGTGGATCACTTTATAATACGCCACCGACTTATGCCATTTATATTGCTAAGTTAGTTTTTGAGTGGTTGAATGAACTAGGTGGTATTCAAGAGATGGAACGGATTAATCGTAAGAAGGCACAAATTTTGTATGAGGCTATACAGGATTCATCGATGTTTGCGTCACCAGTTAGGGCAGATAGTCGTTCGATTATGAACATCCCATTTGTTACGGTTAATGGAGATGCAGATTTAGAAAGTGCCTTTATTAAAGAAGCACAAGGATTAGGTTTGGAAACACTAAAAGGTCATCGTTCTGTTGGCGGCATGCGAGCTAGTATTTATAATGCAATGCCACTAGAAGGTGTAGAAAAGTTAGTTGGTTTTATGAAAGAATTTGAAGAGAATTATAAATAA
- a CDS encoding NAD-dependent epimerase/dehydratase family protein — protein MKKVVITGGSGLLGPSVIEEFINSGYKVLNVDHKLPDNPICETIIADLTNLGEAYDVLVGADAVVHLAAIPRAYMAPTDVTFQNNTMATFNILEAAGNLGIKKAVITSSESIYGIVFSKSGLTPQYVPIDEEHPTLPEDSYGLSKIVNEKTAKMIHNRTGMQVVSLRIGNVIAAPHMYKNFPGFIDNPKERIAILWSYIDARDAAIAYRLAVEKNELGTAVLNIAADNSSMNIKSTDLMKEAFPGVTDFREPLTGYETLLSNKKAKEILDWKPIYNWRDEVKKL, from the coding sequence TTGAAAAAAGTAGTTATTACTGGTGGTAGTGGTTTACTAGGTCCTTCTGTTATCGAAGAGTTTATTAATAGTGGGTATAAGGTATTAAATGTTGATCATAAACTACCTGATAATCCAATTTGCGAAACAATTATTGCAGATTTAACAAATTTAGGTGAGGCATATGACGTATTGGTCGGTGCTGATGCAGTTGTACATTTAGCAGCTATTCCGAGAGCATACATGGCCCCAACTGATGTTACATTTCAGAATAATACAATGGCAACATTTAATATTTTAGAAGCAGCAGGGAACTTAGGTATTAAAAAGGCTGTTATTACATCAAGCGAATCTATTTATGGCATCGTTTTTTCAAAAAGCGGGTTAACACCACAATATGTTCCTATAGATGAAGAACATCCGACATTACCAGAAGATAGCTATGGTCTATCTAAAATAGTTAACGAAAAAACCGCTAAAATGATCCATAACCGAACAGGAATGCAGGTTGTCTCATTACGGATTGGAAACGTTATCGCAGCACCACATATGTATAAAAATTTCCCGGGGTTTATAGATAATCCTAAAGAACGTATAGCAATTCTATGGAGCTACATTGATGCCCGTGATGCAGCAATCGCTTATCGATTAGCAGTAGAAAAGAACGAACTTGGAACGGCAGTTTTAAATATCGCGGCAGATAACAGTAGTATGAATATAAAAAGTACTGATTTAATGAAGGAAGCTTTCCCTGGTGTAACCGATTTCCGTGAACCACTAACAGGTTATGAAACATTGTTAAGTAACAAAAAGGCAAAAGAAATCCTCGATTGGAAGCCTATTTATAATTGGCGCGATGAAGTGAAGAAATTATAA